One window of the Kiritimatiellia bacterium genome contains the following:
- a CDS encoding LysM peptidoglycan-binding domain-containing protein: MKQWKRWGGGLGLLLALAAAGCSRSAGTLDQIEERDPLIRRARERKNQQDVDGAIELFNKAIERKPTLARAHLEVGYLYDSQKQDYVRALYHYQRYLELRPQTEKRPVVEDLIRHARVRFATTLPAQPSGAIEEIAMLRKEVEALRARLGAAGPARPAAASTPAPAAASAPKAPEPAPAQPAVSTYVVQPGDNLSRIAEKMYGSSARWADIYEANRSALKSPESVRVGQTLIIPK, from the coding sequence ATGAAGCAGTGGAAACGGTGGGGCGGAGGACTGGGCCTCCTGCTCGCACTCGCGGCCGCCGGCTGTTCCCGCAGCGCCGGGACGCTGGACCAGATCGAGGAGCGGGACCCGCTGATCCGCCGCGCGCGGGAGCGAAAGAACCAGCAGGACGTCGACGGCGCCATCGAGCTGTTCAACAAGGCGATCGAACGCAAGCCGACCCTGGCCCGGGCGCATCTCGAGGTGGGCTACCTCTACGATTCCCAGAAGCAGGACTACGTGCGCGCCCTCTACCACTACCAGCGGTACCTTGAGCTGCGCCCGCAGACCGAGAAGCGGCCCGTCGTCGAGGACCTGATCCGGCACGCGCGCGTCCGCTTCGCGACCACGCTCCCGGCGCAGCCGTCCGGCGCGATCGAGGAGATCGCCATGCTCCGCAAGGAGGTCGAAGCCCTGCGCGCCCGCCTCGGGGCCGCGGGCCCGGCCCGGCCCGCCGCGGCCTCGACCCCCGCCCCGGCCGCCGCCTCCGCGCCGAAAGCGCCGGAACCGGCGCCGGCCCAGCCCGCCGTCTCGACCTACGTGGTCCAGCCCGGCGACAACCTCTCGCGCATCGCCGAAAAAATGTACGGCAGTTCGGCCCGCTGGGCGGACATTTACGAGGCCAACCGCAGCGCCCTGAAAAGCCCGGAAAGCGTCCGCGTGGGCCAGACCCTGATCATCCCGAAGTGA